From a single Bacteroidota bacterium genomic region:
- a CDS encoding YARHG domain-containing protein, protein MKKTLFYSFLSLAVLAGCADKSSESTSGTAAATGDSVASTASTAETASSAKVDETAELGCYVGEFVAEKFQKGKNPSHSNRINISIDELSDYKVKGHSVVAGNSRPFSGTYDIKEDGSYTIEAAEPGDDKYDGKFSFVLDPASRTVRGTWVANDPKLAVTERSYDLIYKTFKYDPDAELPEEVGWADLYSTVPDPEWQRAERTTDEVTKYNASKVKLKKEDVENMYKSDMEILRNSIYARHGYSFKTRKMRYVFDTYVDWYIPMSTDVSKELTPLEQENIALLKRYEQHAETYYDTFGR, encoded by the coding sequence ATGAAAAAGACCCTGTTCTACTCCTTTTTGAGCCTCGCGGTTCTTGCCGGATGCGCGGACAAGTCCTCCGAATCCACCTCCGGTACCGCTGCGGCGACTGGCGATTCGGTAGCCTCGACCGCCTCGACCGCAGAAACGGCCTCCTCTGCAAAAGTCGATGAGACAGCTGAATTAGGCTGCTACGTCGGCGAATTCGTAGCTGAGAAATTCCAGAAAGGAAAGAACCCAAGCCATAGCAACCGCATCAACATCTCAATCGATGAACTGAGCGATTACAAGGTGAAGGGCCACAGCGTCGTCGCTGGAAATTCCCGTCCGTTTTCAGGCACTTACGACATCAAGGAAGACGGAAGCTACACGATCGAGGCCGCAGAGCCCGGCGATGACAAGTACGACGGCAAATTCTCCTTTGTATTGGATCCGGCTTCGCGTACCGTCAGGGGCACTTGGGTTGCCAACGACCCCAAACTCGCGGTGACCGAACGCAGCTACGACCTCATTTACAAGACCTTCAAGTATGATCCCGACGCCGAATTGCCCGAAGAGGTAGGTTGGGCAGATCTTTATTCGACCGTTCCCGATCCCGAATGGCAGCGTGCCGAGCGCACCACCGATGAAGTCACCAAATACAATGCTTCGAAGGTCAAGCTCAAGAAGGAGGACGTCGAAAACATGTACAAAAGCGACATGGAAATCCTGCGCAATTCGATTTATGCGCGGCACGGCTACAGCTTCAAAACCCGCAAAATGCGTTATGTTTTTGACACCTACGTCGATTGGTACATTCCGATGAGCACCGATGTTTCCAAGGAATTGACCCCACTCGAGCAAGAAAACATCGCCTTGCTCAAGCGCTATGAGCAGCATGCCGAGACCTATTATGATACGTTTGGGAGGTAG
- a CDS encoding histidine kinase produces MRIFLLAMFFALTFTTSPAQRNLTLHLFAPGLPDTTKVYVAGNAEALGGWNPGKVMLQFQGQSNWKLVVQLPDNSPVEYKYTLGSWEKEGLDAQGKVRTNFKITDPAQTVAFDTITRWLDGKRARPSGKVTGELHYHRDVQPVGLAKRDVVVWLPPGYAENSKRRYPVLYMHDGQNLFDPATSSFGVDWQVDETCDSLMRAGKIPPMIVVGVYNSSDRRAEYSPGEKGTAYVHFLIHQLKPLIDSVYRTDPRQKSTYTGGSSMGGLISFMLVWEHSDVFSKAICMSPAFQFLQFDYLPTVNQDQGKRRKAVWYIDNGGKGLEITLQPGIDAMRKALVDKGYREGKDFFWVIDPEAEHFESAWAKRMPKALELLLGR; encoded by the coding sequence ATGCGAATTTTCCTGTTGGCAATGTTTTTTGCCCTCACCTTCACCACCTCGCCCGCGCAGCGCAATCTCACATTGCACCTTTTCGCCCCGGGCTTGCCCGACACGACAAAAGTATATGTCGCCGGCAATGCCGAAGCCCTCGGCGGATGGAATCCCGGCAAGGTAATGTTGCAGTTTCAAGGCCAATCCAATTGGAAACTGGTCGTACAGCTCCCTGACAATTCGCCCGTCGAATACAAATACACGCTCGGAAGTTGGGAGAAGGAAGGGCTGGATGCGCAAGGAAAGGTGCGGACCAATTTCAAGATCACCGACCCGGCGCAGACGGTGGCATTCGACACCATCACACGTTGGCTGGATGGGAAGCGCGCAAGACCTTCGGGAAAGGTCACCGGCGAACTGCATTACCACCGCGATGTACAGCCTGTGGGATTGGCAAAACGCGACGTCGTGGTTTGGTTGCCTCCGGGTTATGCGGAGAATTCCAAGCGACGTTATCCCGTGCTGTACATGCACGACGGGCAAAATCTATTTGATCCCGCGACGAGCAGCTTCGGGGTGGATTGGCAGGTGGATGAGACCTGTGACAGCCTGATGCGGGCTGGCAAAATTCCGCCAATGATCGTCGTGGGCGTGTACAACAGCAGCGACCGCCGCGCCGAATACAGCCCCGGCGAAAAAGGAACGGCCTACGTCCACTTCTTGATCCACCAACTCAAGCCGTTGATCGACAGTGTTTACCGCACCGATCCGAGACAGAAGTCCACCTATACCGGCGGTTCGTCGATGGGCGGGCTGATTTCGTTTATGCTGGTTTGGGAGCATTCGGATGTGTTTTCGAAGGCGATCTGCATGTCGCCGGCCTTTCAGTTTTTGCAGTTTGATTATTTGCCGACGGTGAATCAAGACCAAGGAAAGCGCCGCAAGGCCGTTTGGTACATCGACAACGGCGGAAAAGGCTTGGAAATCACGCTGCAACCGGGCATCGATGCGATGCGCAAGGCCTTGGTCGACAAAGGCTACCGCGAAGGCAAGGACTTTTTCTGGGTCATCGATCCGGAGGCCGAGCATTTCGAATCCGCCTGGGCCAAACGGATGCCAAAGGCACTGGAATTGCTGTTGGGCAGGTGA